From the Primulina tabacum isolate GXHZ01 chromosome 3, ASM2559414v2, whole genome shotgun sequence genome, one window contains:
- the LOC142540680 gene encoding uncharacterized protein LOC142540680, whose product MVLCFPSTPKKLAATVAFFLAGGSLFAAGLHLSYANVAPQQARIKARTDFVKERLRKKSGK is encoded by the coding sequence ATGGTGTTGTGCTTCCCGTCAACACCAAAGAAATTGGCAGCAACTGTAGCTTTCTTCCTTGCTGGTGGCTCGTTGTTTGCTGCAGGCTTGCATTTGTCATATGCAAATGTTGCTCCTCAACAAGCTCGGATCAAAGCTCGAACTGACTTTGTCAAAGAGCGTTtaagaaagaaatctgggaAGTGA
- the LOC142540681 gene encoding putative serine/threonine-protein kinase WNK11 isoform X1 encodes MFRTKTSGKSGGFLNSYGIENSQKGFEFLMPGMSSDLADPDKEPFVEVDPTGRYGRYNELLGSGAVKKVYRAFDQEEGIEVAWNQVKLRNFCGDEAMINRLYSEVRLLKTLKNKNIIALYSVWPDEKRNTLNFITEVCTSGNLREYRKKHKQVSIKALKKWSRQILNGLHYMHTQEPCVIHRDLNCSNVFINGNIGQVKIGDLGLAAIVGKNHSAHSLLGTPEFMAPELYEENYTELIDIYSFGMCLLEMATLELPYTECDNVAKIYKKVTSGVRPQAMNKVKDPEVKAFIEKCLAQPRARPSAADLLKDPFFDGINNDDDE; translated from the exons ATGTTTCGCACGAAAACTTCGGGGAAAAGCGGTGGTTTCCTTAATTCCTACGGCATCGAGAATTCGCAAAAGGGCTTTGAGTTTTTG ATGCCCGGTATGAGTTCTGATCTTGCTGATCCAGATAAGGAGCCTTTTGTGGAAGTCGACCCCACGGGTCGATATGGTAGGTATAACGAGCTTCTTGGGTCTGGGGCGGTGAAAAAAGTTTACAGAGCATTTGACCAAGAAGAAGGTATAGAGGTGGCATGGAACCAGGTCAAATTGCGAAACTTCTGTGGAGATGAAGCCATGATAAACCGATTATATTCTGAGGTTCGATTATTGAAGACCTTGAAAAACAAGAACATCATTGCGTTATACTCGGTTTGGCCAGATGAAAAAAGGAATACGTTGAACTTTATCACCGAAGTTTGTACCTCAGGGAATTTGAGGGAGTATAGGAAGAAACACAAGCAAGTTTCGATTAAGGCGTTGAAGAAGTGGTCAAGGCAAATTCTTAATGGTTTGCACTACATGCATACTCAGGAGCCTTGCGTGATTCACAgggatctaaattgtagcaatGTCTTTATTAATGGAAACATCGGGCAG GTGAAAATTGGCGATTTGGGCCTGGCTGCAATAGTTGGGAAAAACCACTCAGCACACTCGTTACTTGGGACGCCAGAATTTATGGCACCGGAGCTCTATGAGGAAAATTACACCGAGCTAATAGACATATACTCATTCGGCATGTGCTTGCTCGAGATGGCGACTCTTGAATTACCTTACACAGAATGTGACAACGTTGCCAAGATATACAAAAAAGTAACTTCCGGTGTGAGGCCTCAAGCCATGAACAAAGTCAAGGATCCAGAGGTGAAAGCATTTATCGAGAAATGTTTGGCTCAGCCGAGAGCTAGGCCATCAGCTGCTGATCTTCTTAAAGATCCATTTTTTGATGGAATAAATAATGACGATGACGAATAA
- the LOC142540681 gene encoding putative serine/threonine-protein kinase WNK11 isoform X2, producing MPGMSSDLADPDKEPFVEVDPTGRYGRYNELLGSGAVKKVYRAFDQEEGIEVAWNQVKLRNFCGDEAMINRLYSEVRLLKTLKNKNIIALYSVWPDEKRNTLNFITEVCTSGNLREYRKKHKQVSIKALKKWSRQILNGLHYMHTQEPCVIHRDLNCSNVFINGNIGQVKIGDLGLAAIVGKNHSAHSLLGTPEFMAPELYEENYTELIDIYSFGMCLLEMATLELPYTECDNVAKIYKKVTSGVRPQAMNKVKDPEVKAFIEKCLAQPRARPSAADLLKDPFFDGINNDDDE from the exons ATGCCCGGTATGAGTTCTGATCTTGCTGATCCAGATAAGGAGCCTTTTGTGGAAGTCGACCCCACGGGTCGATATGGTAGGTATAACGAGCTTCTTGGGTCTGGGGCGGTGAAAAAAGTTTACAGAGCATTTGACCAAGAAGAAGGTATAGAGGTGGCATGGAACCAGGTCAAATTGCGAAACTTCTGTGGAGATGAAGCCATGATAAACCGATTATATTCTGAGGTTCGATTATTGAAGACCTTGAAAAACAAGAACATCATTGCGTTATACTCGGTTTGGCCAGATGAAAAAAGGAATACGTTGAACTTTATCACCGAAGTTTGTACCTCAGGGAATTTGAGGGAGTATAGGAAGAAACACAAGCAAGTTTCGATTAAGGCGTTGAAGAAGTGGTCAAGGCAAATTCTTAATGGTTTGCACTACATGCATACTCAGGAGCCTTGCGTGATTCACAgggatctaaattgtagcaatGTCTTTATTAATGGAAACATCGGGCAG GTGAAAATTGGCGATTTGGGCCTGGCTGCAATAGTTGGGAAAAACCACTCAGCACACTCGTTACTTGGGACGCCAGAATTTATGGCACCGGAGCTCTATGAGGAAAATTACACCGAGCTAATAGACATATACTCATTCGGCATGTGCTTGCTCGAGATGGCGACTCTTGAATTACCTTACACAGAATGTGACAACGTTGCCAAGATATACAAAAAAGTAACTTCCGGTGTGAGGCCTCAAGCCATGAACAAAGTCAAGGATCCAGAGGTGAAAGCATTTATCGAGAAATGTTTGGCTCAGCCGAGAGCTAGGCCATCAGCTGCTGATCTTCTTAAAGATCCATTTTTTGATGGAATAAATAATGACGATGACGAATAA